aattaaacaaaatttactATGGTATAACCATGGATGTAATTTTCTTCATATTGCAAGAactctatatttttcttttgactcaCTAGTAAAAATTCCTCAGTTCAGGCAATGATCAAATATGTCATTCGTAGTACGTGTGAAACTAGTGAAAGATGTTTGGAAATGAAAGTCAATATATGATCGAAAGCTAATTACAATGGTTGCACATCATTCGAGAAAAAGTGTTTGTGGTCCGGAATGCACCATTATTTTCTAGGAATGCACCGTCACCGTTATATTATTAGCATAGCCCTAGTTTAATACATCGAGTATAACCCTGACTTCTATTTCTTTATGTTTTCGAGGTCCACATACCTAAAGGAAAATACTGATGTCCATGGACAATTTCAGCATTCATTGAGTTCTTCATATATATTTGCCTTCAAGAGAGGTACTCGTCTTCTAATCTGATAAGTGGTCTACGCAGTGCCTTTAATTTCAAATAGCGTTATTCCCAAAACACAAATAGTTTGACCTCGTCTTCGACCTCAGCCATGGCTTTCCCTTCCGTCTATGGCTCGACCGGCACTCCAATGCCAACTCATTGCCGGCAAACACCATCAAAGACGACTACCAAATATGAATATACTAAATTCGACCCGAACAGTGTGCACGTAGTGGATGGCGAAGTTGGTATGGCAACGTTAGTGATGATGTGCAAAATGTTCACTTGATCTCCGACGACAGCGAGCTCCGACGACAGCATTTGGGTCGACGCAACACAGAGAATGGTGACGTGACTAGGGTTGTTAGACTAAACATGGGTAAGGAGTTTGTTTGTACCCTGCATTGATAATTTGATAGTGTGGATAAATGGGCTAAACTCTTCATTTGGGCCATCCTCCTTCAGGCCTTATACCTTGTGGGCTCTGTGTAGTTGCACAATATTCCTAAGATGTAACAATAATTCATGAATTAGGCTTACTTTGAAGCTGGGCCTCGAATGGAATATGAGCCCTAAGTACTTTTATCCTCATCAGAAACTCCCGAGGACAAATGTGGCCAACGGTTGGCTTGCGCTGGAAACTCTTTTTGTGACCTTTTTACCCTTCACAGCTTCAAGTATTTACAGGAATGCCATCATGGTTGTAGCTTCTTTGAAAAGCCTAATTCATTCTTCcttcttataaaaaataaactagacAATTCTAACAAATAGAAATGGTTGATCGCAAACCAAAACTGGCCAATGAAAGGCTTTGATGTTATTTGAGAATGAGAAGAATTTAAAGAAGCATGAGAGACATGCTTTCAAATCAAGTATTTGAAGTTCAAAAAATGTGGATAGAAAAGGTTGCACCATTCATTTCAAATCCTCGTAAAAAGAGTGGCTAACCTTAGCGGCAGTGATACTAGAAAATTAGCCCTAGATCGTAGGCTATCCGTAGGACTTGCTGAAGAAGCTTCAGTACATATTGATGATAGAACACTTGAATGAgcttttaaaaagtgaaaagactTTATAGAAGCTGGACTATCCAAGTAGAAGAAAAATCAGAATCGGCTCCAAAAGAATAATCTATTAAGGCTACAGTTAGTCTTGGTTCAATTGTGAATCTCGAGTGTGAACAACTACATGTGAAAGGATAGTTGAAGGGGTCACATTAATTCGTAAGACAGTAAAATTATGAGGATATCATCCAAATGCCTCTTCAAGGGGCTTTGGAAGCGTAAAGCTCCTTGCAAATGCCGACCAAACACACCTATGTGAAGCTACTCTTATAGGTAATGCTCAAAAGTTTTTGGGTATTCTTATTATGTCAAACAGATGCAAGGGATAAATTAGACCAAAAGCCTACCGGAGATGGGATTTTGGCTATTGTAGCATATGCTTTAAGGAAGAGAATTATGTGATTTCTcactttcttaaaaataaagaaaaaaacagatttTAAATGCTCGGGTAAAAAAAGGTTTGTAGTAGCTGCCATTCTAGCAACTATACCTGTGAATTTGTATAATGTCCATATAGTTTTTCAAGAGTTTGTATCAAAGAATTTCTTCGCTAAACTTATCATCCGAAAAGCCATCGAAGTTTATAAGGAAAAGGAATAACCCTAGAGacaaagagaaaagcaaagcccTGAGCACATAGAACAAAATCTCGTTGTGCTAATGGAAAACCCTTGAGCACCTGCAACTTTTGTAGGATTTGCGAATcgtattgacaaaaaaaaaagaatatatagtTTATTTCCacttattaatttaaattttttattgaactttCTAAAATAGTATCAGAGTTAGGTCCTACCCCTTTGGCATTGGTATCTCACTACTTTAATCAACTTTCACGTGGAACACCTCGGGGTGTTGAAATATCCCACATAGTTTGATAATGAATTTATATGTTCTTCATATACATATGGTGTCTCCTTCTACTGCTTAAGCTTTTGGGCTGAACATTCTAACTTGGTACCAAAGCCAAGTGCCATTTTTACGCGCGCGCGTGTGTGTCCACCCCCATTGTCAAATTCCGTGTGCCACTAGGTGAAGGGAGACCAGTGACCATATGTACATAAATAGCAGATAAAGCTCATTTATAAGTCATTTATTTATAAGCTCCCGAAAATAAACAATCATTctgaaactttttcttttacttttaaacAATCATTTCAATATCAATTAGTGCATTTATTTCCAGAATATGCATAATTACAAATGCAGAATTAGAGATTTGATAGTAATAGAGATTTATTAAAGTGATCTTGAAAACTAAATTGTTCGATAAAACTCAAGCATAAGCGAGCCACATGTTGATATGATTGTATTTACCAAAAACAGTCACATCACCGCCGCCACAGTTAACACAACATTGACTTTGTTGCTTTTCACGAAGCAAAACCACATGCAACGTAACGAATTCGAACGATCAAAAGATGTAGCAAATCGCTCAAAATACAAAGATTTCATGAACTTCGTATACACAATCTCGATTTAGGACTTCACAGTACACACATTTTAGCAATATTGGGCCAGTCCATGAACCCAGAGGTGAGTGGGGCTTGATAGGATGCCCGTTTTGTAGAAGTGCAAATTTCCATTAATCGAACGCGCTGGATTTTTGGATCGGAATAGCAATCTGGCCATCAAGATAGAAAAACATAGAGACAACATCATTTGGTCCAGTTCAGATAAATTCAGCTTGCAGACTAAGGACCTCTGTGATGACACTCTCTGAAAAGCATTTCTGTTTCGAAAGTGTTCTAGAAACGCGCatggttgaaaaatatttaaaaaatgttccGAAAAACACttctgaaaaaagaaacacttttaaagccaaaaaaaaaaaagaaacaaaaaacttgtttttgaattttgaaacactttttagaaaccaCTCGAGGGCGAGCTCGTGTAAaccgccaccgcccaccatcatcggcgaggagttgaagcggccgCTGCCGCAACCCACCGatcaccgcccaccgccgccggtGGCCGCCTACCGTCGCTAGAGGCCACTACTGGCCGCCGATTGCAGattcttccttttggtgaaaaaagtattttattttttttatacttaccaaacgcatttctacTCTTAGAAATCatagccgaaaaaaaaaaaacataaaaaaatatttctgttccaaacatGTTCCCAGGAACAAAAATGTTACGATACACAGCGTAAGATGTCACACAGAAATGAGATAAAAACTCAAGGCATCAACTTGAACCCATCTTTGGTTCAATTCAGTTGATGCTTCGATCAATAGCCTACTCCTTTGTCACTGAGACATTTTCCCGGTAGCGCAAAACGGGTTCCGTTCAAGATGACCGAACCGAAATTACTCAGCTCGATCAAAACAGCCAGTGCAATGGCACAATATATCCCAGTCaaaatttctttcactttctctacTGGGATTGCCAGCCTGACCTACTTCATGATATAGCGGAACTAACCAGATGCGGGCTTAATTACAAGAAGCCGAAGAGGACTATGTACGGCTGAATCTTAAAGATGAGATTGTCTCTTAATCTGTCATCTAAAGTTGCAACATTGGGCTTGACCCCTTGCCAATTTGTCCCACAAGCAGATCATCTGCCTAGGAGACTGGTAATGTGCAGTGTAATAGTCTTCCATGCAACCATATTGGCAAAATTTCCAGCTGTGTGAGTACTGTACCGGCACAGAACTATTGAATTGCTCCACCCATATCCCCATGCTTACATCCTCCATCTTGAAGAGCTACCCACAGGCAAAACATATAACAGTTcagccattaaaaaaaaagcttggaagatatatatatatacacatattctTACGAAAACCACACAGGAAACTCACCCTGAGGCTTCGGACTCTATGTTGAGAAACAATAAACTTGGCAATATCACTTGAAATGACATATCCTGGTCCGTTGGCATATGGAGGGTATATTTCTTCTGACCATTCCTGTCATGTTGGACAATAATCATCACTTTGAGAGAATTATCATGTCATACAAAAAATGCAGCAATCTACAACAAATTCACTGTACTCTTAAAATTGTTCAGCAAGATGCATAGCAAAAGGTCCATTATAATGAAACTGAACTTAATCATCAACAGGGCATGCAGAAAATATGTGTGCATGCGTGTGTGCATCTGTCAAATGTCTTCTATTCAAGCTTCAAGGCAATAACATCTAGTGAACTTTGTTGGTCTCATCTGAGAACATGAAAGATCCCATGAGCAACTATCAAGCTGCTAAGTAACTTTGCTGACAGAAAATGTCTAGCAATCATGCAATAATCATCTAATTCCAAGTAGCAAACAGAACAACAAACTGGTATTGCAATCAATAATCAGTATAACCACAGAAATCTCCTACCTCATAAGTAACTGCCCACTTTCCATTTCTAAGGGGACGATGCAAGAGATTGAGATTGCCCATATAAAGAGACTTGTTCGAAGAGATGCCGTCAATTTCATGCAAGACGGCATCCACCCTTACGAATGTATCATCGTCACATTTCATCGTAAATGCGGCTGTCACATTCTGATTCTGCATTCAGGATGATGAGCTTGTTAGAAGTAGAGTTCTACTACAGAATATTCAAAGTGGGTAGACTATTTCATGTAGAACTAAACAAAATCTATCTTACCCCAAACTCACATATCGCAATGGTTTTCAGGACCACAAGCTCATAGCGATCCATAAAGGGCAAAATAACTATATCACCAAAGTAGGCAGCCTCCTTTTTCAGCATTGCATTCACCTCCTTCCTCGGATTCTAAAGATGGTATCTAACAATCAGATTGCAAGTTGGCAATTGTGCAAAGATTCTTACAATATGAATAGTGCAGGAAATCATAAACCTGTGTACCCTTTTTATGAACGTAATTTGATGTTAAAATTATCTGCCCACGTAGAAACATCAGATCATAGTACTTAACATTCCAAAAAGGGCATTTGTTTGGAGATTAAAGAACTCTTGAACTTCAATTTCCAACAGATCCGTTCAAAAATTAGTTGATGACCAACTGCTTACAACACATTATGCGATCAAACTTCAAGTCAAACACTCCCACCCAACTTAACCAGTGAATGATTCCTTAGGCTATCTGATTCCTTCCATCTCTCTTTTCTGGTGAATGATTCAATCCATCTCAAAAGCAATAATTGGTATGAATTTCTAGTGTGGAAGAGAAGTTCCACACGAGGGTTTCCAATTTCTAGTGAACATTATCAGCAACAGATTTCAACAAATGATGACATTATAACTACTAAAAACATCTTAAATGGTGATCTCAAAATGTAaatgatttctcttttcttttttttccagataTCCTTCTAGTTACTACTACTAGTAAGTAAATTACTCCAGTAAACCCTCAATTTTAAATACATTTCGGTGCCAACACACGCATTTGAAACTGTGACACCCTTCGCAGGCTTTATCAAATATTTACTTTGACTCCCTCCCTTAAGTTATTGGACCAAAAGCTTATAGAAGATGCCAAATTAACATCCAAACAGACAGAGATCAGTCATCATTCACTCCGTTGACATAGTGGAAATACGAACATGTTGTCATGTAGATTATTGCTGATACAAGCAACTTGGGCCAGTCAGAATCTATATAGATTGCTTTCGTGCCTGAAGGGGTCATGAAACTGAACCACATCATCAAAACCAACTTTCTTCAACTTAAAGGCTTATTTAGGAACTTGTCAGTATACTCTTACCGTTTTTTGCCCAAGACATTCTACCAAGAGGGTTGGAGTCACTACCAAGAGAAAAGACAGCACAGCAGGTGCCAAAGTCATTTTCCTAAGTTCCCATAGTGTCGGTGTAATTCAATCCAGAAAGTCTCTGGCCATATTATTCCAACCTTAAGAAGTATTTTCTCAGTAACTCTTCAGTAAAGTATATAACTTTGATTACTAACAAACAATAACTACAAAAGCTTGAATTAGCAAGGGACCACACACAAACAAGAAACAACCCACCCAATAAAATGTGAAATTCTGAGAGCACATCTGATTCTATCCTAACTTAGACACACTTAACTTAAAATTTGACTATAGTCAGCATGCCAGCAACCTTACCAGTGCAACAAAAAAACGAGCTACTACATCTGAAGACTTTATTGCTGCTGATTGCATCCAGGTTTTTCTGATTGCCATGCGCTCTGCGAAGTGGTTGGTTGCAGAAAGAACACCAACAAAAAGCCTAACTGGTCTTTTAGGCAGAGGACGAGCTTTCCATTTCTCGGACATTTCTAGTACTCTTTGAGGAGAAAAACTCGGATGGGAAGTAGGGAGAGAGGTAGCAtaaatttgatgaacatcaacaTTTCCTTTTATTGCTAATCCAGTTGCATCCTCAAGTGTAAATCCCTACGGATACAATGGAGAAAGAATGGCTTTAGAAGGTACCACTTGTGCAACTCCAGATAAATAAGCATcatatcacccaaaaaaaattaggaatcatCAGAATCAAATAAGGATATCCCAGATGAAGAGAGATTTGCCAGTTTATAGAAAAAGCAACAGGAAGAATTACTGTGGCATTAGATGTTAAAGCAAACGCAGATGACCGGCCATCTAAAGGAAAATATTCAGCATTAATTTAATGAATCTGGAAGAATTGCCCCAAGAAGTAAAGCTCATGAGATCAGTCTCTCTCATGACAAATGACATACCGTCCGATAAGGAAATGAAGTAATATGCCGACCCCCAACATTAATATGGTAACCATCAACACCTGCACGAAGAGTGAGAATAAACAGCCCACCCTCCACAAAAGGGAAAGGCCATGTCACTTCTGGTTTCTGCTCACGTCCTATAAATCGCTTAAACCAAGATGTTGTCTTGGACTCTTTCGCATCAACAATATCATTCCGCATCCATTTTTCACACCTCGCATATCCATCAACTGCCAGTATACACAGGAAAATGTTATATATACAATGTGATAACCATATAGCCTCTATCAGTTCCAAAACATTCCACTATCATTATTGCTCTTAGAAACCATACCAATTAGATGAATATCCACTCTTAACATCACCATACAAAGTAAGAAAGAGCAGATCGTGCAAGAAATTCTACTTGGCATTACCAAAAAAGGTCCAACTTGATTAATCTTAAGGAAAATTCACAAACAAACAGTGACTAGCAACGATGACCAATTAACCACTAGACAGAAAGTATGCTTACATTTCTATTTCTCTAGCTTTACAATCATATATGAGTATTGCTTTTTGCCCGTCCAATGTTATACTAACCATCCAAGGTTTAAATTATCTCCCTCGGCCATTTCCATACTGAAATCCTCTTCCATCAATATTTAACCAATTCAAGCAACCAAGTGAGAAAATAAATGGTTAATTAACAGAACGTACAGCAACCAATGAACAATAGTTTACAAAATACTAAAAGGATAAAACAGAGTCcagcagaaaaggaaaataccaATATCTATCAGAACATGACACAAAGTGCGGCCAGTAATACACCCACCGTGAAACAAATCTAAAATGAATTGGAATCATCGCACAGATATTATTTTGAAAGGCTCAATGGTAAAATGACTCCTAACCTTCATCTAGGAAAAcctgaaacaaataaaaagaggTTCCTACAAGCTTTCAAGATAAAATCAGTGCAGCAGCGATTCCACTTCACTCTCAAATCACTTTGGTCTCAGTTTCTGCACCAAGTTCTTAGAGCCAAACAGAACTTGGTGACTCCATCTAGAACACATCTAGGGAAGATCAACACGAACGCTTTCCAGGGCTAAAAATTTGATGTACCAAGTGGATACTAACCGTTCTGAAAATCACTTACAGCAGAAATAGTATGCAGCTACTCTTTCTGCAAAATGCCTACCCCAGTATAAGCCATTTATCTGTACTCAAAAGTTTCTTACGTTTACAGTACAAGAACCAACAATTGCGTTATTACATCTCATACATAAAAAAAGGAATGGGAGAAGTTCATGCGAGAACAAACTTTTAACATTCAAGTATAGATTTGTCCGTCAACTATTGCCATTTTAACAGGTGGTCCACAAACCCTTTTGTTCACTACGTTCCATCCAGATTGTATAAAGAGTTGGATCCTGACCTCCTCCAACACATTTTTCAAGCAACATCAACCACTTTACCAATCAATATGTCCGTACTTGTAAGGGCTTCATGATCGTTTATACAACCTAACCAAAGTTCCCAGTTTATCTATGTTGCCGATCTCTGACGAGGTGCCGCAAGAAACAACATCAACcctttttatttacaaattgGAAGCATTGTGAATAAAAATGGTGCAAGAACCACATGGTGAAAAGAACAGAAGTTGAGGGACCAAATCCAGATTTAAACCAATTTTACTCTCATTGCCACCGAGTGAGCCTCTCTCCATGGAGAAAACCAGTATTTGCACAAAAATCGACAATGTGAATCCCAAactaccttgtaacaaaaaaaaggcataaacaTCCCACAAGTTTAGCAAAGTGTCGATCCATGCATCCATTAACAACTATGAGTATAACCTATTTTTGAATGCTTCTTTTTTGACTGCTTTTCATGAGTCAACATACCTACGCTCCATATAACATCGTAATGGTAGAAGTCCTTTTTAGACTAATGAGTTGATAGGATTACAGATTATGCTGACGTTTATATGCCTCAATGAGGAAAACAGGATCCTATGTAGGTTCTATATGAATGCCTGATAGATCAGGTCCAGAAATAGTAAAAATCCAGGACTTTAAGCATCCGGAAGTAGGGAAAAGAACGTAAagcacataaaagaaaattgatgataCTGCTGGTAAAATCATTATTAAGGAAAATCATACAACCCAAATTACACAAGACCATAGCTAAAATATATTGAGGTTATTGGATAGAATCTATAGAAAAGAGGGAATCGTGAGATTTCATTTAAGTGAGATTAGAATCTTGTGAGAATCCTATCCAAACCTTTACAATAGCACACATTCTAACATCCAGATCAAGACTTTAAAAGCAACTATAGACCCACCTTGATGCCATTTGACCCCTTAACCTAAATAAACGCAAAGGTAACCATTTAAGATGGAAGCAAGATTATCAAATTAGATAACGACTCTTAATAGTCAAAACTCTTCATATTTTCAtgggcctaattccctaaaaaatcctcaactttcaCTCTCGCATCCAAAAATAGCCACttgtttctttaaaattatcaacatcggGCTTGTTAGAGATACATTATCAAAACCTACGTTTCCACCAAGCCCTTCACCTTCGTATGGAACAACAACAACCTCCTAATGTTTATAATCATGAAGAAACTAGGGGTGATTTTTTGacgtttgggaaaatttgggactaGAGTGAAAGTTGGGGATTCTTTTTCAGACAAAACAAGTTCAGAGCAGAATTGacattgaacctaaagttgagggtcttttttagggaattagcgcTATTTTCTTGGTGTAAGACATGAAAATTAAAACATACAATGGCAACAAGTATTCCCGAGAAATCCAAAGTCAGTAAAAGATATAAACTCGTCGATACTAAACAGATGAAGACTGAAGACACTTCGAGACTATAAGAAATTTCAAAGGCAAGATAAATCTTACCTAGCATATCTTCATCATTCTTGGACGATAAACCGTCACACCTTTGAGCTGTTCCCCATTGCATTCTATAACAAGTGTTGTGCTCAATAACCGGCGTGTGGCTCCAATCACCCTTTAATCTTGGGTTTAAATGCAAAATCTTGGGAGGCTCCTCCCCATCTACAGCCTTTAACCCCTGCAATTCAACCATAAACTGCGAGACCATAGCCACGCCATCACCACTCCTTAACTTTGCAAGTTGTGGGACATACTCCTGATGGGCATGATGAGGAGTTCCAACCACGGTAATGGAAGATCCTGCAGCAAGCCCACAAGGAAGAAACATGAGTCTATCTCCCCGCGCCAATTCTTCCCCACTCATTGAAACCCACGAAGGACACGACTCTATTGGCCCCGCCAAGAGCGAAGTTTGTGCAGTCTCATTCAGATTAAACTTGCCCAATTCCTGCCATGCTTTTAGACCCAAACTCCAAGCCTCATCTGCCATCTTCTCAAGCGCCGATAGGTCACTGGTCCTATTCCTCCGCCTCATGATTTCTTCCATTATTCGACCGTAGCGGTGTTGAGATATCTTAGTGGGCCCAGACCTATTTATTTCCACTTCTGTGTGTTCCTTCCTAGGCATTTTAAAAACATTTTGGCTTCGTAAATCTTCTAAGCTCTGGTGAAATTTATCCTCGTGAACGGAAGTGATGAACGTTTTGCTTAGGCTCCTATCTTCAGGATCCTCTTTTACCGACCCAATGGGGCTATCATCTCCACCCATCGAGGTTGCCATCTCTAAGAACTTTGGGAACTTGAAGGTTATGAAAAGCAAGTATAATGCCCCTACAACCAGCAATAAGTGCGAAAGCTTGAGCTTTCTGCCACTCGTGGGTTCCAACTTCAGTCTCTTCATCTTTATCAGGACCAAATAAGAACATGCCCAACAATATTACCAACTGCCTACCAGAATCATTTCGCAAACGGATCAAAATCAAACCCAAGAGACTGTCTCCACAACATCTAAGCACCTCCTCAACATACGCGAGAAACCCATCAACGCATCGATGCAGATCGACAAACCTAACCGCCAATCACGGAATCCTCGGGCGAAATTCGCAGCTGGGAAACAATCGGAAATCCAAAAATCAGCGAACGTCACAGGTCAACAACGCGTCGAAACAAATCCCATTCGAGAGTGGACCACGAACCTCGAAAATTAGCTGCATTGCACCGGAATCCAGTGACTGGCCGAGACAGAGCAGGCGACCCAGATACGTATTTGGTGGAGACGACAAAGTGCACCTTGAAGATGCCCCCGAAAACCCTGACGAGCagcccagagagagagagagagagagagagagagaatgtaaaGGTTAATTTAGTAGGAGAAGCCAAAAATGCAGGAATGGAAATTGTTTGCTTGCGCATGTGCAATTTCACCTGCGGGAATGTAGGTGGTGCTCAATGCGTCGTTCTTCGTTCTTCCGCTTTTCGCGTTTCCCGTCGGATTGGGTGGGGAATCTGATTTTTCACACCTGATGATGTTtcgttttgcttcttctttttcgtttgttcttccttttttttctaaaaaaaaaaaattggacattcCATTGTGGTCCCCATACACGATTTTAATATTACCAATAgcttttttgaattttgcctCCTAATTTcaggatttctttttatttaatatcgttcctgaatttttttaatattttttctaatatgaTCCCTCCATTTAAGGTTCAACAAAATTTTGCTGACATGGTCGTTAAAATCACTGACtcgttagatttttttttgtatgatttcttccttgaactttatttatttgtttaatcTCGCCCTTAAATTATTATATTCTCATTACTTCTCTCTATTAGCCTTTGCTTGAGCACAGTGAGGGTCATCGGGTTTTTTTACAAGGCAAACCGCCAATACCCTTATCTAAAAAGCTAGTATTCTTCGGCACTACCCATTGACAAGACATATACATTCACGCATGTTAATGTGTTTGTATAAGCTTAAATATTAAAGCTGCGTTTAATCATCCCGATAAAAATCgagatatgatatgttttatcatatcatgtGTTTGGTAGTTGTCCAAGATAAGATAAAAGGAGATATGGAAAGATAAAATTATCTTGAAAGGAACGGTGAGATAGAATCGAATAGAATTTCTCTTATACATAATACCATAAATTGCATGCTCAAGCCACCCCCCTCCGCCACGCCCAATCGCCTATCCGGTTGCAACGGGAATCTTCTTCAGCAGCGGCGGGCACTATTGCAAGTGCTTAAGTTCCATCGATAGTGAGGAGCTTTTCCATGGCTCGATCATTTTTCGCTGAAACTTGTCCTCATATGATCATCCCATGTCCGAGGTCAACAAAATGTTCCTATTAAGACCAGCAAGCAATGGCTGAAGTTGCAGCTCCTACATGGAAACTTAGACATATGGGGGAAGGACGCCGAAAAActccccaatttgggaaaattCCCGTCAAGGTTAAAGGCAAAATCAAAGGGTAAATGTCTAAGATAACCAGCGATCCTTATGCTACGATTTCCATTTCTGGTTCTATCATTGGTAGGACGTTTGTGATCAGTAACGGTGAGAACCTCGGCTTCTCCGACGGGGGTGAGGCTACCGATGGTGGTCTCGATCTGGTTTGTCTTCCCTTTCTTCGGCCCCATCAACCCACAGAATTATCGGACCCCAAAatgtctctttttcttttctttcttatcatttttgaagaaatttacAACTGCAAACTCGCAACCCCCACTTTGTTCTAGTTTCCCCAAGGATGATGCAAAGAAATTGGAGAGAGAGGTGAGTTACGAGTTCATCATCTGGAATGTATCAACTCCAATCCTAAAACCAGTCCTATCCAGTTTTTACTAAACAatgaatatgatatgatataaATATATCTGAATTTAAATTCGCGGTTTACCAAACAACTGATAGGATATGATCAAAGCCatggatttcttatcctatcatattcaattttatcccg
This sequence is a window from Rhodamnia argentea isolate NSW1041297 chromosome 3, ASM2092103v1, whole genome shotgun sequence. Protein-coding genes within it:
- the LOC115756695 gene encoding hydroxyproline O-galactosyltransferase GALT2, whose translation is MKRLKLEPTSGRKLKLSHLLLVVGALYLLFITFKFPKFLEMATSMGGDDSPIGSVKEDPEDRSLSKTFITSVHEDKFHQSLEDLRSQNVFKMPRKEHTEVEINRSGPTKISQHRYGRIMEEIMRRRNRTSDLSALEKMADEAWSLGLKAWQELGKFNLNETAQTSLLAGPIESCPSWVSMSGEELARGDRLMFLPCGLAAGSSITVVGTPHHAHQEYVPQLAKLRSGDGVAMVSQFMVELQGLKAVDGEEPPKILHLNPRLKGDWSHTPVIEHNTCYRMQWGTAQRCDGLSSKNDEDMLVDGYARCEKWMRNDIVDAKESKTTSWFKRFIGREQKPEVTWPFPFVEGGLFILTLRAGVDGYHINVGGRHITSFPYRTGFTLEDATGLAIKGNVDVHQIYATSLPTSHPSFSPQRVLEMSEKWKARPLPKRPVRLFVGVLSATNHFAERMAIRKTWMQSAAIKSSDVVARFFVALNPRKEVNAMLKKEAAYFGDIVILPFMDRYELVVLKTIAICEFGNQNVTAAFTMKCDDDTFVRVDAVLHEIDGISSNKSLYMGNLNLLHRPLRNGKWAVTYEEWSEEIYPPYANGPGYVISSDIAKFIVSQHRVRSLRLFKMEDVSMGIWVEQFNSSVPVQYSHSWKFCQYGCMEDYYTAHYQSPRQMICLWDKLARGQAQCCNFR